Proteins encoded by one window of Bacteroidales bacterium:
- a CDS encoding DUF3857 domain-containing protein has translation MDRLILSIFLFCWISLYSHGQEFPAELIRQETSIHFDDVYLLHDEAFEIQVNNRAGERFTKVQIPYSRMVKITDIQASITDTLGKTIKKLSKSDITERSNISEISLYEDHFIKEFTLKHNIYPYRLRYSYTYVQKEFLQLEEWTPVLSNDVPTRLALLKVDLPVDFKIAYIHHNTDSFRVDSLKNSTIYHWRASYSGKLEEEKYAPSAARFQPQVSIMPLKFTYEESGSSENWQFFGRWQASLLKDLNDLPEDEIFRIHQLVMNMTDKKAIIRKLYHFLQDETRYINISIKTGGFKPYPASYVAKKKYGDCKALSVYFRAILDEVGIPSFYTKINAGTEIEPLDRSFPSQQFNHIILCVPIEQDTLWLDCTSIEAFDYQGTFIQNRDVLVVNGNRSFLSRIPALQPFEVLNSRTFHVSYQEEGNITTVGIDNIYRGNEYTELLNYKKFVPENILEKELRKRFNGIKLQLDTFQLMVQPRDSTFIQLKANAITDEIFKYYGKDILVNLIPFEIQMPEKNEKRRLPLQIDFPIYKTDTLYYALPPHRNQPPIPDNILMESEFGEYGLSYNYQEGNLRVIKTFLLNQGNYPRSSYKAFYEFITKIISYENSAHIVLQKP, from the coding sequence ATGGATCGTTTGATATTATCCATTTTCTTGTTTTGTTGGATCTCACTTTATTCTCATGGCCAGGAATTTCCGGCAGAATTAATCCGGCAGGAAACCTCCATTCATTTTGATGATGTATATCTTTTGCATGATGAAGCCTTTGAAATCCAGGTAAATAACCGGGCTGGAGAACGATTTACCAAGGTTCAGATTCCATATTCAAGGATGGTAAAGATTACGGACATACAGGCATCAATTACAGATACCCTGGGAAAAACCATCAAAAAGCTGAGTAAGAGTGATATTACTGAACGGAGTAATATCTCTGAAATCTCATTATATGAAGATCATTTTATTAAGGAATTTACTCTTAAGCATAACATTTATCCTTATAGACTGCGATATTCATATACTTACGTCCAGAAGGAATTCCTGCAACTGGAAGAATGGACCCCGGTGCTCAGCAATGATGTTCCGACCCGACTTGCTTTACTTAAAGTTGATCTTCCTGTTGACTTTAAAATTGCGTACATCCATCATAATACTGATTCCTTCAGGGTGGATAGCCTGAAGAATAGCACGATCTATCACTGGAGAGCGTCCTATTCCGGTAAATTGGAAGAAGAGAAATATGCTCCTTCTGCTGCACGATTTCAACCCCAGGTGAGTATAATGCCCTTGAAATTTACCTATGAAGAATCCGGGTCTTCTGAAAACTGGCAGTTTTTCGGCAGATGGCAAGCCTCATTGCTTAAAGACCTTAATGACCTTCCAGAGGATGAAATCTTTAGAATCCATCAGTTAGTTATGAATATGACGGATAAAAAAGCGATTATCCGGAAACTGTATCATTTCCTTCAGGATGAAACAAGGTATATCAATATCAGCATTAAGACCGGCGGATTCAAACCCTATCCTGCTTCCTATGTTGCCAAAAAGAAATATGGAGATTGTAAAGCACTTTCTGTTTATTTCAGAGCAATCCTTGATGAAGTTGGAATCCCGTCATTCTACACGAAGATAAATGCAGGAACAGAAATTGAACCTTTGGACCGTTCATTCCCTTCTCAGCAATTTAACCATATCATTTTATGTGTCCCGATTGAACAGGATACACTGTGGCTTGACTGTACCAGTATTGAAGCGTTTGATTATCAAGGCACTTTTATCCAAAACCGAGATGTACTAGTAGTGAATGGAAATAGGAGCTTTTTAAGCAGGATCCCGGCTTTACAACCTTTTGAGGTGCTCAATAGCAGGACTTTTCATGTCAGTTACCAGGAAGAAGGTAATATTACAACAGTTGGAATTGATAACATATACAGAGGGAACGAATACACTGAATTACTGAATTATAAAAAATTTGTCCCTGAGAATATATTGGAAAAGGAGTTGAGAAAAAGATTCAATGGAATAAAGCTTCAACTGGATACCTTTCAACTTATGGTTCAACCTCGGGATAGCACATTCATTCAATTAAAAGCGAATGCCATCACTGACGAGATTTTCAAATACTATGGCAAGGATATCCTGGTAAACCTTATACCCTTCGAAATTCAGATGCCTGAAAAAAATGAGAAACGCAGGTTACCACTTCAGATTGATTTTCCAATATATAAAACTGATACTCTCTACTATGCTTTGCCGCCACATCGCAATCAGCCACCTATACCGGATAATATTTTAATGGAATCGGAATTTGGCGAATATGGCCTCTCATATAATTATCAGGAGGGTAATTTAAGAGTTATCAAGACCTTCCTACTCAACCAGGGTAATTACCCCAGGAGTTCCTATAAAGCATTCTATGAGTTCATTACAAAAATAATTTCCTATGAAAATTCAGCACATATCGTACTTCAAAAACCCTGA